Proteins from one Aquila chrysaetos chrysaetos chromosome 5, bAquChr1.4, whole genome shotgun sequence genomic window:
- the TWF1 gene encoding twinfilin-1 has translation MSHQTGIQASGSVKDTFVGARNGQYRLLKIVIDNEQLVVGSSRQPVGSWEKDYDSFVLPLLEDKQPCYILYRLDSQNAQGYEWIFIAWSPDHSPVRQKMLYAATRATLKKEFGGGHIKDEVFGTVQDDVSLNGYKKYLISQSSPAPLTAAEEELRQIKINEVQTDIGVDTKHQTLQGVAFPIAKEAIQALEKLKNKKLNYVQLQIDMKNETIILANTLHTELKDLPKRIPKDAARYHFFLYKHAHEGDYLESIVFIYSMPGYTCSIRERMLYSSCKSPLLEIVERQLWMQIIRKIEIDNGDELTADFLYEEVHPKQHAHKQSFAKPKGPAGKRGIRRLIRGPAETETPSD, from the exons ATGTCCCACCAGACCGGTATCCAAG ctaGTGGAAGTGTTAAAGACACCTTTGTTGGAGCCAGAAATGGACAatacaggcttttaaaaatagtcattGACAATG AGCAGCTTGTTGTGGGATCCTCTAGGCAGCCAGTTGGATCATGGGAAAAGGATTATGATTCCTTTGTCCTTCCCCTTCTTGAAGACAAGCAACCATGTTATATATTATACAGACTAGATTCTCAGAATGCTCAAGGATATGAATGGATCTTCATTGCGTGGTCACCTGATCACTCTCCT GTTCGTCAAAAAATGTTGTATGCAGCAACACGAGCTACACTTAAGAAAGAATTTGGAGGTGGTCATATTAAGGATGAAGTATTTGGAACGGTACag GATGATGTTTCACTGAATggatataaaaaatatttgatatcACAGTCTTCCCCTGCACCTctgactgcagcagaagaggaacTTCGACAAATTAAGATTAATGAG GTACAGACGGACATTGGCGTAGATACCAAGCATCAAACGTTGCAAGGAGTAGCATTCCCCATTGCTAAAGAAGCTATTCAGGCTTTggagaaattgaaaaataagaaactcAATTATGTACAACTG CAAATTGATATGAAAAACGAAACTATTATTTTGGCCAACACACTTCATACTGAACTTAAGGATTTGCCAAAAAGAATTCCAAAGGATGCTGCGCGTTACCACTTTTTCCTGTATAAGCATGCCCATGAAGGAGACTATTTGGAATCCATAG ttttcatcTACTCTATGCCAGGGTATACCTGTAGTATACGAGAACGAATGCTCTACTCTAGTTGCAAAAGTCCACTGTTAGAAATTGTAGAAAGACAGTTGTGGATGCAGATAATTAGAAAG attgAAATAGATAATGGTGATGAGTTAACTGCTGACTTTCTTTATGAAGAGGTTCATCCAAAACAACATGCTCACAAACAAAGTTTTGCTAAACCAAAAGGTCctgcagggaagaggggaatACGAAGACTGATTAGAGGTCCAGCAGAGACTGAAACACCTAGTGATTAG